From the Nostoc sp. PCC 7107 genome, the window CTATCGGCTAGAGGAATTCCCTTAAGTCCAGAAGCACCTAAAGATGGCCGTGGCCGCGAACCGACATATCGGGTTAGCGTTCATCAAAACGGTCAAATTGTGATTGGTGCAACTTACACCAAAGCAATGGGTTTAAAGCCCGGAGATGAATTTGAAATTAGACTGGGATATAAGCATATTCACCTGATTCAACTAGGTGAAAGCGATAAAAAAGGCATCTCCCCAGAGGATATTGATGAGGTAGATGAAGACTTAGACGAAGAAGAGTAAATTGGTCGATGGTAGGGAGAAGTTACAGCTAAATCCTGAAACTATATATCCCTACTACAGAAGCCAATAACTCTGTTTAAGAATTCTGTACTAATAAAACGATACGATTAGACATGTTGCTCAAGCCACAAATCTTAGTAGAGTCTTGAAGATAAACCGAGAAGTCTATCGTGTTTTTTTTATTTGTTTTAGCAAATTTTTTTCAGCCATCAGTCAACTCCTTACTGTCATTTCTCGAAAATGCCTCAGTACCAGTTGTTTTGATGGCATTTTTTATAAGTTGGGTAGTATGTTGGTTGCCGTTAGCAGTCATATCTGCTATTTACGTGGGTTGGAGACCAACAAAACCTTTGCAGCCGGAGCAAAAGTTACCTCTCATAGTGACACTTTATTTATTAGCTCCCTTGGTGCTTTGGGGCGTAGTTTTGCTATGTAAAAAGTCTTTCGCTGATTATGGGTTAATCCTAAATACTTCCCTGCTGGGTGGCTTAGGATTGGGTTTTGGTTTGGGATTACTCAGCCTAGGTGTGATGTTCGCTGTACAGTTTTGGCTGGGTTGGTGTGATTTAGAAAAGTCTAATATTAAGTTATTACCAGGTATATTGCTACCAATTTTCTTAGTAGCGTTATTGGTAGGTGGTATTGAAGAATTAGTTTTTCGCGGTTTTTTGTTAACTGAATTAGAGCGAGATTACCCAATATGGATAGCAGCTGCAATTTCTAGCGCCATTTTTGCAGGGCTGCATTTAGTTTGGGAGCAGCAAGAGACCCTACCACAAATACCTGGACTGTGGCTGATGGGAATGATGTTAGTGATGGCGAGAATAGCAGATAAAGACAGTTTGGGTATAGCCTGGGGATTACATACTGCTTTAGTGCTGGCGATCGCTACTATAGATACAGCGCAATTAATAACTTATACAGGCAAAGTGTCAGAGTTGTTTACAGGTAAGCACAAAAAACCCCTGGCTGGGTTAGCAGGGATTTTTTGTGTTCTAGGAACTGGGTTAATTCTTTTTATTTATAAGTAAACTTTGTAAACGCAAAAGGGCGCTGAGATCAACGCAGAGTATTTTGGAAATATAGTTATTTAATATTTTTTAAGAGTGAAAAATGCGATCGCACCCCTCATTCTACCAGTGCGATCGCATTCATTTTGTTCTACCCTAACTAAACAAGTGCAACTGAGCAATAACAGTACTCACCAAATGATGGGTAATTGGCAGACTATCAATGACCATTGCTAAACATAACAGCATCATGTAGGAGATGGAATAGAGAAATACATCTTTGGCTACAGTGCGGTCTTCTGGCTGTTGCAATAAACACCAAGATTTGCGGATAAATAATCCGCCTAAACCAGATGCGATCGCCGCATAAATAATCCCACTGGCGTGTAAGGGATAAAACAATAACAGGGTGGCGATGACTGTAATGAGGGTATAATACCAAATTTGCTTGACTGTGGCTGTCGCGCCCGCAATTACTGGGAGCATGGGGATGCCGACTTTGGCATAGTCATCACGAATCATCAACGCCAGCGCCCAGAAATGGGGAGGAGTCCATAAAAAGACAATGGCAAAAATTAACCACGCAGGCCAGCTTAAGGTATTTGTCACAGCTGCCCAACCTACCAACGCCGGAATTGCCCCAGCTGCACCACCAATGACAATATTTTGGGTGGTGTGACGCTTGAGCCAGTGGGTATAAATCAGTATGTAAAAAACGATGCCAGAAAATGCCAGACAGGCTGCCAATAAATTAGCAAACACTGTTAGTAGGGTAAAAGAAAGTACAGCCAAGGCGATCGCAAAAATTAGCGCATCCCTTGGCTGCACTCTGCCAGAAGGCATAGGACGATGGCGCGTCCGTTCCATGTCGTAATCAATATCTCTGTCATAGATACAGTTGATTGTCTGAGCGCTGGCCGCAGCCAGAGTACCACCAGTCAGAGTGACTAACAACAGTAATGGGTCTACTTGTCCCTTTGCTGCAACCCACATACTCCCAGCCGTGGTAATCAAAAGCAAGGGAATAATTCGCGGTTTAGTTAGCTGGTAATAGCTTTGAATTACCTGGAGGAAGGTTTCGTGGTGGCGAGAGACATTAGTCTCAATCATCTTGGTTCTATTTCCTTAATTGTCAACAATGTGTGTTTAGTCTTAGCTCTGTCTGGTTGTGGAGAATGATCCGCCCAGAATATCTTTGCTGGGGTGATAATCTTGAACCTTGCCGTTTCTGGATTTGAAGCGTCAGTGAGTGGCTAGTGTTTGAGAAACTGAGGCAGAGGTGAAGATAAAAATACTTTCACCAGTTCTAGTTACTGGAGATGCGATTAATTACTAATGACTAATGGCTAATGTCTTATCACCATTAGTCATCAGTCATCGTAGCGATCGCATCAGTTTTCCCACAAACCAGTATTAGTTAAGGATTCGAGCCTTTGGCTGGGGTATGCAAAGAATTTGTCGCCAAACCGACAGACAAACTGTTGATTTCACGATTAGCCGCCCAATCACGCAATGCGAGAACAGTAAACCCGACCAAAGTTCCAAGTAAAGCCGCACCGATAGCTTGGTGCGAGACAGTTAGCGGCTCGACTTGCAGATGCAAACGAAAAGTAGCAACGCCCAACAAAATTTGTAAGACCAATAAACCACCAGCCATATTTGCTAGTCGCCGCAAAGCTGGATGGAGTGCTGGTGTGCGCCAAGAAATTAAAACTACGGCTAGGGTTGCTACTGTTGGCGGTACTAACCCAAAAATATGGCTGTACATCACGCTGCAAAGTTCAGATGTGCCAAAGCATTGGTGTAGCGCCCAGCGAGAGCCGACTATAGCACCTAGTAAACTCTGCACATAAACCAACACAGCCGCAGTTAAACCAATCCAGGGTAGTTTCCCGGCATTACCAGTTCCCTGATAGGGAGCCAGAGCCGTACCAACAACTAGTAGGGTGGTGAAGAATAACAGTGCTGTTCCCAAATGGGCGGTAACGATGTCAAACCGCAGCAGTTCAGTGACGGTGAGTCCTCCCAAAATGCCTTGAAACACGATTAAAAACAAGGCAAAGCTTGCAGCCCAAGGCAACCAGACAGGCAAAGAACGACGGTGCCACCAAGATAAACCAGCAAGTGCGATCGCGCTCACACCAATCAAGCTTGCATCCAAGCGGTGAAACCACTCCAAAAACACTTGGAGATTCATTTGTTTGGCTGGTACTAGTTCCCCGTAGCACAGCGGCCAGTCTGGGCAAGCAAGTCCGGCATTCATTACACGGGTGGCAGAACCAATAGCCATTAAAATCAAGGTGGCTATAGACATTCTCCACACCAAGCGACGAATCATTTCCTTCGGCTTTTGTTGCTCAACTGCCGCATCATTTTGTTGTTTTAGGACAAATTCGTTCATGAACGATTCCTTATGCCGATCTTGGTAGTAGCTCTCTTAAAATTTCTAATTTTTTCGTACCAACCCATTTCCACCCTAGCGTATACAGCCAAGTTTAGAGATGGGGTTTCACTTATTACTTTGAATCACTTCTGATGGTTTTAGTCGGAAGCTTTAGGTATTTTTCAAGTTGTGGGCAATAAGCAGTTGACAAACAATTTTCTTAACCTAAATTTTTTCTTAAATTTTTCCAATTATCACTATTTATCCTTGTCAGTATCTAATAAATCTCTTTTACTCAGAAATAGTAAAGTGGCTGAAAAAATTAATAAAAATTTCAGACCATTTGGCTTTATGTTTAATAGCCTAGACTACCTTAGTAAGTGGGCAGGTTTGAAAAAACGTAATCAATTAATTTAAGTAAGCCGTGAAAATTCCAAGTTCAATCTGGACATTACTGATTGGCATCGTACTAACGTTGACCAGTCTTTGGTACGGTCAAAATCACGGTCTGTTGCCGACAGCAGCCTCCGATGAAGCCATCTTAGTTGATGGTTTATTTAACTCGATGATGACCGTTTCCGTAGGTATATTTTTGATTGTTGAAGGTGTTTTAATCTACTCTGTATTTAAATACCGTCGGCGTGCTGGTGACAATGAAGACGGGCCACCAGTGGAAGGCAATGTACCTCTAGAAATACTCTGGACGGCGATCCCCGCAATTATTGTGATTGGTATTTCTGTTTATAGCTTTGATGTGTATAACGAAATCGGTGGCTTCGATCCCCACGCTGTTCACGAAGCGCCAATAAATCAAAGTTCGATGAGAATGCCCGGAGCCGCTCTTGCCGCTACCTTGAGTGATACTCCTCCCAGCACCGCACCCAATCTCAATCAAGAAAAATCTGATGCGGCGATGCAAGATCCAGCCACCGCCGCTGTGCGGAATGCTGATCAGATTCCCCAACTTCGGAATGCTCCTGGTGTGGGTAGTGTAGCTCCGACTCTTGGCTCCAGTCCTGACAAAACAGGTAAGTTGCCAAGTTTAGCGGTTAATATCACTGGCCTGCAATATGCCTGGATTTTTACTTATCCAGAAACCGGCATAACCACAGGTGAACTGCATGTTCCTATTGGCCGGGAAGTGCAAATCAATATGACAGCTAATGATGTCATCCACGCTTTTTGGGTGCCAGAATTCCGCTTGAAACAAGATGCGATTCCTGGTAGACAGAGCGAAATTCGTTTCACTCCCAATAAAGTTGGTGATTATGCGCTAATTTGCGCTGAACTTTGCGGCCCTTACCACGGCGCGATGAGAAGCCAAGTGGTGGTGGAAAGTCAAGAAAATTTTGACAAATGGATGCAGGAGCAGCTTGTTGCAAGTCATGAAACCTTGAATAAAGCCGTTGCTGTGAATCCAGCCAACCTCACCCCAGATGAATTTCTCGCTCCTTACACTAAGGAAATGGGAATTCAGCCAGAAATTTTACATCAAGTTCACCATTTGTCAGTCAACAGTAAACAGTAATCAGTAAACAGGTTGATAACTGTTCAATGACAACTGATAACTGAATAACTAACTCCTATGACACAAGCCCAAATACAAGAAACAGCCAATTTCCCGGTGCGGGTTGATGAGCCGGGAGCCAGAAAATGGCGAGACTACTTTACCTTCAACACTGACCATAAAGTGATCGGGATTCAATATCTCGTCACTTCCTTCATTTTTTATTGCATTGGCGGTGTTCTCGCTGACTTGGTGCGAACAGAACTACGCACTCCCGAAGTAGATTTTGTCAGCCCAGAAGTATATAACAGCCTGTTTACGCTACACGCCACAATCATGATTTTCTTGTGGATTGTACCAGCAGGTGCCGGGTTTGCCAACTATTTGATTCCCCTGATGATTGGGGCTAAAGATATGGCATTCCCCCGATTGAATGCTGTGGCTTTTTGGATGATTCCTGTTGGTGGTTTATTACTGGTTGCTAGTTTAGCTATAGGCGATGCGCCAGATGCCGGTTGGACTTCTTATCCTCCCCTCAGCTTGGTGACAGGCCAAGTAGGTGAAGGGATTTGGATTATGAGTGTGCTGTTGCTGGGTACGTCGTCGATTTTGGGGGCGATAAATTTTCTCGTCACCTTAATCAAGATGCGGACTCCAGGAATGGGAGTACATCAAATGCC encodes:
- a CDS encoding AbrB family transcriptional regulator, producing the protein MTETATAPLTGKALLAKVKELSNLPRRERAKQCGYYTVTKNNQVRVNLTDFYDALLSARGIPLSPEAPKDGRGREPTYRVSVHQNGQIVIGATYTKAMGLKPGDEFEIRLGYKHIHLIQLGESDKKGISPEDIDEVDEDLDEEE
- a CDS encoding CPBP family intramembrane glutamic endopeptidase is translated as MFFLFVLANFFQPSVNSLLSFLENASVPVVLMAFFISWVVCWLPLAVISAIYVGWRPTKPLQPEQKLPLIVTLYLLAPLVLWGVVLLCKKSFADYGLILNTSLLGGLGLGFGLGLLSLGVMFAVQFWLGWCDLEKSNIKLLPGILLPIFLVALLVGGIEELVFRGFLLTELERDYPIWIAAAISSAIFAGLHLVWEQQETLPQIPGLWLMGMMLVMARIADKDSLGIAWGLHTALVLAIATIDTAQLITYTGKVSELFTGKHKKPLAGLAGIFCVLGTGLILFIYK
- a CDS encoding heme o synthase, encoding MIETNVSRHHETFLQVIQSYYQLTKPRIIPLLLITTAGSMWVAAKGQVDPLLLLVTLTGGTLAAASAQTINCIYDRDIDYDMERTRHRPMPSGRVQPRDALIFAIALAVLSFTLLTVFANLLAACLAFSGIVFYILIYTHWLKRHTTQNIVIGGAAGAIPALVGWAAVTNTLSWPAWLIFAIVFLWTPPHFWALALMIRDDYAKVGIPMLPVIAGATATVKQIWYYTLITVIATLLLFYPLHASGIIYAAIASGLGGLFIRKSWCLLQQPEDRTVAKDVFLYSISYMMLLCLAMVIDSLPITHHLVSTVIAQLHLFS
- a CDS encoding heme A synthase, encoding MNEFVLKQQNDAAVEQQKPKEMIRRLVWRMSIATLILMAIGSATRVMNAGLACPDWPLCYGELVPAKQMNLQVFLEWFHRLDASLIGVSAIALAGLSWWHRRSLPVWLPWAASFALFLIVFQGILGGLTVTELLRFDIVTAHLGTALLFFTTLLVVGTALAPYQGTGNAGKLPWIGLTAAVLVYVQSLLGAIVGSRWALHQCFGTSELCSVMYSHIFGLVPPTVATLAVVLISWRTPALHPALRRLANMAGGLLVLQILLGVATFRLHLQVEPLTVSHQAIGAALLGTLVGFTVLALRDWAANREINSLSVGLATNSLHTPAKGSNP
- a CDS encoding cytochrome c oxidase subunit II — protein: MKIPSSIWTLLIGIVLTLTSLWYGQNHGLLPTAASDEAILVDGLFNSMMTVSVGIFLIVEGVLIYSVFKYRRRAGDNEDGPPVEGNVPLEILWTAIPAIIVIGISVYSFDVYNEIGGFDPHAVHEAPINQSSMRMPGAALAATLSDTPPSTAPNLNQEKSDAAMQDPATAAVRNADQIPQLRNAPGVGSVAPTLGSSPDKTGKLPSLAVNITGLQYAWIFTYPETGITTGELHVPIGREVQINMTANDVIHAFWVPEFRLKQDAIPGRQSEIRFTPNKVGDYALICAELCGPYHGAMRSQVVVESQENFDKWMQEQLVASHETLNKAVAVNPANLTPDEFLAPYTKEMGIQPEILHQVHHLSVNSKQ